The following are from one region of the Hemibagrus wyckioides isolate EC202008001 linkage group LG24, SWU_Hwy_1.0, whole genome shotgun sequence genome:
- the LOC131344845 gene encoding kinesin heavy chain-like isoform X2 yields the protein MERAGSGVTAARMERADRMEKGDRMERADRREREGTGWRERTGGRERGQDGESGQEGERADRMERADRMERGDRMETVDRRETADVGWDEDESQPLSLSISDTSKQLEQAVSKSTSLMQKSKNKENQELREEINMLKKEMETLQNQLNQCVTMEDMRAALVIERQNMLKELKDSITDTGFSDTSRGINVSPTLRDSLTNVSDGALSQVYSGVEQDPESPKALLDVVQLKETQKSLEARVVRLEGEIENMLEEFQVTVSQGRDNISGSEQQPHLQTADLRNEVQSLHEELQNVKQEMLALSEQKESSEKEMQDAQEAVLKLQAECEKLHRTTNKLLKHQKQGQSQTQELYKIMKERDEKMADKEITKIVEDIRADMQTLENKVLLHDTAAAKLKKKLRDLYCNFCDYKETCQNANEKIFQDLDCKTSQ from the exons ATGGAGAGAGCGGGCAGTGGGGTGACAGCGGCCAGGATGGAGAGAGCGGACAGGATGGAGAAAGgggacaggatggagagagcggacaggagggagagagaggggacaggatggagagagcggacaggagggagagagaggggacaggatggagagagcggacaggagggagagagagcggaTAGGATGGAGAGAGCGgacaggatggagagaggggacaggatggagaccgtggacaggagagagacagcggACGTCGGCTGGGATGAAGATGAGTCGCAGCCGCTGAGCCTCTCCATCTCAGACACGAGCAAACAATTGGAGCAAGCAGTGTCCAAG TCTACAAGTCTGATGCAAAAATCAAAGAATAAAGAGAATCAGGAGCTCAGGGAGGAGATAAACATGctgaagaaagaaatggagacaCTCCAAAATCAGCTTAATCAG TGTGTGACTATGGAAGACATGCGAGCGGCTCTCGTCATCGAGAGACAAAACATGTTGAAG GAACTGAAAGACAGCATCACTGACACCGGGTTCTCAGATACAAGTAGAGGGATTAATGTCTCTCCTACCCTAAGAGACTCTTTGACAAACGTATCTGATGGAGCCCTGTCCCAGGTCTACAGTGGGGTTGAGCAGGACCCAGAGTCACCCAAAGCTCTGCTGGACGTAGTTCAACTAAAGGAGACGCAGAAGAGCCTGGAGGCTCGTGTGGTGCGCCTGGAAG GAGAAATAGAAAATATGCTGGAGGAGTTTCAGGTGACAGTCAGCCAGGGCAGAGACAATATCAGTGGATCGGAGCAGCAGCCTCATCTGCAAACAGCTGACCTCAG GAATGAAGTGCAGAGCCTGCATGAGGAGCTCCAAAATGTGAAGCAGGAAATGCTGGCACTCAGCGAACAGAAGGAAAGCTCAGAGAAGGAAATGCAGGATGCACAGGAGGCTGTTCTGAAACTACAGGCTGAATGTGAGAAGCTCCACAGAACCACCAACAAGCTGCTGAAGCATCAGAAGCAGGGACAAAGTCAAACCCAG GAGCTGTACAAGATTATGAAGGAGCGGGATGAGAAGATGGCAGACAAGGAGATCACAAAAATTGTTGAAGACATT AGAGCGGACATGCAGACACTGGAGAACAAGGTCCTCCTGCATGATACAGCAGCAGCCAAGCTGAAGAAGAAGTTACGGGATCTTTACTGCAACTTCTGTGACTATAAGGAGACCTGTCAAAATGCCAATGAGAAGATTTTCCAGGATCTAGACTGCAAG acatctcaATGA
- the LOC131344845 gene encoding kinesin heavy chain-like isoform X1, whose product MERAGSGVTAARMERADRMEKGDRMERADRREREGTGWRERTGGRERGQDGESGQEGERADRMERADRMERGDRMETVDRRETADVGWDEDESQPLSLSISDTSKQLEQAVSKSTSLMQKSKNKENQELREEINMLKKEMETLQNQLNQCVTMEDMRAALVIERQNMLKELKDSITDTGFSDTSRGINVSPTLRDSLTNVSDGALSQVYSGVEQDPESPKALLDVVQLKETQKSLEARVVRLEGEIENMLEEFQVTVSQGRDNISGSEQQPHLQTADLRNEVQSLHEELQNVKQEMLALSEQKESSEKEMQDAQEAVLKLQAECEKLHRTTNKLLKHQKQGQSQTQELYKIMKERDEKMADKEITKIVEDIRADMQTLENKVLLHDTAAAKLKKKLRDLYCNFCDYKETCQNANEKIFQDLDCKRVFDKVQLPLL is encoded by the exons ATGGAGAGAGCGGGCAGTGGGGTGACAGCGGCCAGGATGGAGAGAGCGGACAGGATGGAGAAAGgggacaggatggagagagcggacaggagggagagagaggggacaggatggagagagcggacaggagggagagagaggggacaggatggagagagcggacaggagggagagagagcggaTAGGATGGAGAGAGCGgacaggatggagagaggggacaggatggagaccgtggacaggagagagacagcggACGTCGGCTGGGATGAAGATGAGTCGCAGCCGCTGAGCCTCTCCATCTCAGACACGAGCAAACAATTGGAGCAAGCAGTGTCCAAG TCTACAAGTCTGATGCAAAAATCAAAGAATAAAGAGAATCAGGAGCTCAGGGAGGAGATAAACATGctgaagaaagaaatggagacaCTCCAAAATCAGCTTAATCAG TGTGTGACTATGGAAGACATGCGAGCGGCTCTCGTCATCGAGAGACAAAACATGTTGAAG GAACTGAAAGACAGCATCACTGACACCGGGTTCTCAGATACAAGTAGAGGGATTAATGTCTCTCCTACCCTAAGAGACTCTTTGACAAACGTATCTGATGGAGCCCTGTCCCAGGTCTACAGTGGGGTTGAGCAGGACCCAGAGTCACCCAAAGCTCTGCTGGACGTAGTTCAACTAAAGGAGACGCAGAAGAGCCTGGAGGCTCGTGTGGTGCGCCTGGAAG GAGAAATAGAAAATATGCTGGAGGAGTTTCAGGTGACAGTCAGCCAGGGCAGAGACAATATCAGTGGATCGGAGCAGCAGCCTCATCTGCAAACAGCTGACCTCAG GAATGAAGTGCAGAGCCTGCATGAGGAGCTCCAAAATGTGAAGCAGGAAATGCTGGCACTCAGCGAACAGAAGGAAAGCTCAGAGAAGGAAATGCAGGATGCACAGGAGGCTGTTCTGAAACTACAGGCTGAATGTGAGAAGCTCCACAGAACCACCAACAAGCTGCTGAAGCATCAGAAGCAGGGACAAAGTCAAACCCAG GAGCTGTACAAGATTATGAAGGAGCGGGATGAGAAGATGGCAGACAAGGAGATCACAAAAATTGTTGAAGACATT AGAGCGGACATGCAGACACTGGAGAACAAGGTCCTCCTGCATGATACAGCAGCAGCCAAGCTGAAGAAGAAGTTACGGGATCTTTACTGCAACTTCTGTGACTATAAGGAGACCTGTCAAAATGCCAATGAGAAGATTTTCCAGGATCTAGACTGCAAG AGAGTGTTTGACAAAGTTCAACTGCCTCTCCTGTGA